The Tolypothrix sp. NIES-4075 genomic interval AATACAGGGCTATCGGGAAAAGGAGAAAAGGAGCGAAGTCTTGCTGCTGACTTGGTTATTGGTACTAGCACAATTGATGTCGGAGTTGATTTCAAAATCAATTTTTTAATTTTTGAATCATCTGATGTAGGTAACTTTATCCAACGTTTAGGACGTTTAGGAAGGCATGACGAATATGAAAAAGATGGTCAGATAGTTAAGTTTGAGAATTTTACAGCTTTTTCTCTAGTTCCTAACTTTTTGGTAGAGCGATTGTTTAAGGGTGATACTCCACCATTAAAAGTGAATAGTATTTGCGATCGCCCCTTTTTTCACAATACAATTACTGAAAATTATCGACAAATCAACGATTTTCGTGGTTATTATCGTCGATGGGGCGCTGTGCAATCATTTTGGCTGTTTTATCAGTTGAGCGATCGCACAATTAAACAACAGTATGCACAAAGCCGAGACAAGTTTCAAGAAGCCTGTGAACAAGTATTTGAAACAAGTCTGAAGTCTGCGGCTGGACGTGTTTCGGGATGGGCGAAAGATTGGCAAGCGCTTTCAGGTAAATCAGGAAATCCTATTGCTGAGGATGCTGCTAGTTTTCGAGGTTCAAGTCCTTTGCAATGTGGTTTATACGACTTAACAGAAGAAAACGAGGCAGATAGGTTTAAAACCTATGATTTACCGGGTATTTTGGGCAATTTAGAAATTGAAATGTGGACGGAAGCGGCATTTATACGGACACTCAAAGAAACCGTAGAACGCACCGGACAATCCATTGCCAAAGGTAGATTTGCTCATTGTCTAGCATTTATGAAGTTGCGTTCCTACCGAGAGGAACGGTTGAACTGGAAATTTACCTATTCTGGAAACTTGCAGCCAATTGCTGACGCTTGGAAAGTTCAGGTTTTGACAGGTGTGGAAATTTGGCAACCTGACAACTATTGGGTTGGGGAAATTAACAAACGCCTAAAAAAGGAAGGTTTGGTTTGTTACGTGATTCGCCGTCCTCTTGCTGATGTGCGGATGCGGCTAAGACTACCGATGAATTTTCAGATTTATGGCATCAGCGATCAGTATAGCTTTAATGATGCTACTGCGCCCTATGCGATCGCTTTTGGTCACTCTGCGTTACTGCTGGATACGTTGGCGTACACTTTCAAAAGCAAAGGAGATGAGATATGGGTTGTTTGAGGTTTCAATCCCTGATAGGGATTTTGGTTAATGTGACGGAGAAAAAGCTTACGCCAATAAGTTCAGACATATTTGTTTCAATCCCTGATAGGGATTAGTCATCTCACCCTTTTACAGGTGAGTCTCCATCTAATCTGAGAGTAGCAGATAACAGAGGATATTAGTTACGGTAAAGTTCTGACATATTTGACTAGTTAAATAAGTCAGATACTAAATGGCTTGCATCTAGTTATGGTTAGTGCTAAGTTTTGGGTAAGCAATCACCAAGGCTGGTAGTAAAAATCACTATCAGTCAAAGCTTGCTGCGTGTAAACAGTATATGAGGATAAACAAATGCGAAAACGTAAAAAGACCAAAGTTGAGTTGCTGATTGAAGTTCTGCGGGACGGTGCTTGGCACTTGGGTGATGAACTAGCTGTAAAAGTTGGTTATCGCTTTGGAGATGCGGTCAAAAAAGCTCGCATACTAGGTTACGAAATTCAGACAGATTGGGCTGGAGTTGGTCAAAAACACAAATATCGCTTACTAGCAGCATAGCCTATTCAGGGTCTTGTGGGAATTTCTTTGTCTTTCAGAGAATTCTTTACTTAAGAAGAGAAGCTTATCAGTAGCTTGCGGCATTAAGTTCAGATGTAATTAGTCTCAACCCCCTATAACTATCAAGGAAAACTTGTAGCAGATAGCTGGGTACAAGTCTCTTCTACAACAAAATCTTAAGGCAGTCAGTTCTAAAACAGCTTTTCTTCTTTTCTTAAAAAAACCACCAACAAATATGAGTAACCCTATTTCAGATAATTACAGACATTTGCTAATGGAAATAAAACAGCGTATTCGTTCAGCTCAGTACGAAGCACTAAAAGCAGTTAATCGGGAAATGATTAACCTTTACTGGGATATTGGGCAGATAATTGTTACTCAACAACAGGGCGCTAGTTGGGGAAAATCCGTAGTAGAACAGTTAGCAAAAGACTTACAAGCAGAGTTTCCAGGAATTAGCGGATTTTCTGCTGCTAACCTCTGGCGGATGAGGCTTTTTTATGAATCTTATGTCAACAATGAAAAACTCGCACCAATGGTGCGAGAAATTGGATGGAGTCACAATCTGGTCATTGTAGAAAAGTGCAAAGATGACCTAGAACGGGAATTTTATATCAGAATGACTCGTAAATTTGGCTGGACAAAGAATGTTTTGATTCACCAAATTGAAAATCAAACCTATGAAAAGACTCTGTTGAATCAGACTAACTTTGATAAAACTGTTCCAGCAGAGATTCGTAAACAATTAAAACTAGCTGTCAAAGATGAATATACTTTTGATTTCTTAGAACTAGCAGATGAACACAGTGAACGACAGCTAGAACAGGCGATTTTGGCAAGAGTTGAACCATTCTTGCAAGAAATGGGTGGGCGGTTTACTTTTGTTGGCAGTCAGTATCGCTTAGAAGTTGGCGATAAAGAATTTTTTATTGACCTGTTGCTGTATCACCGCCAATTAAAATGTCTAGTTGCGATTGAGTTAAAAACTGGAGAGTTCCTACCTGAGTATGTGGGAAAAATGCAATTTTATCTGGCGGCTTTAGATGATTTATCTCGATTCCCAGACGAAAATCTTTCAATCGGAATTATTCTTTGCAAATCCAAGGATAAAACGATTGTTGAGTATGCACTGAGAGAATCGAATAAACCAATTGGTATAGCAACTTATAAACTGTTTTCTACGTTGCCTCAAGAATTAAAAAATCAGCTTCCGGCTCCAGAGCAAGTTGCCAAGTTGCTAGAAGGCGTGGATTAAAAAAATGGAGTTTGAAAATGTCTAATGATGATTGGTTATCAGGTGATTTTGGTTTTGATGGTGATTCTTCAGACCGCA includes:
- the cas3 gene encoding type I-D CRISPR-associated helicase Cas3' — translated: MSENYRITLKPVYSQTVPTPDGVKLPKDWLLSWHQAATLEALRDPNIDVVFNTAMTGDGKSLAAYLEVLQGEFSAIGLYPTNELARDQETQIKGYVDKFQPENQPRVVRLSGADLEIYAENEGLKKGAAIATRTGQSEALLTNPDIFHYLHRGAYIIRGDSPDKLWGRIDKDFDLFIFDEFHVFAAPQIASVINTMLLIRCTNRRKKFLFLSATPDTNLIGRLEKAGFRCQEIDPLKQNKYQLPDTPEQGQQLQTQGWRQVARTITLNFIPLEPSFKASETWLKENSDLILAQFQQYPGSKGAIILNSIAAVKRLTQFFREILQPYGLKVGENTGLSGKGEKERSLAADLVIGTSTIDVGVDFKINFLIFESSDVGNFIQRLGRLGRHDEYEKDGQIVKFENFTAFSLVPNFLVERLFKGDTPPLKVNSICDRPFFHNTITENYRQINDFRGYYRRWGAVQSFWLFYQLSDRTIKQQYAQSRDKFQEACEQVFETSLKSAAGRVSGWAKDWQALSGKSGNPIAEDAASFRGSSPLQCGLYDLTEENEADRFKTYDLPGILGNLEIEMWTEAAFIRTLKETVERTGQSIAKGRFAHCLAFMKLRSYREERLNWKFTYSGNLQPIADAWKVQVLTGVEIWQPDNYWVGEINKRLKKEGLVCYVIRRPLADVRMRLRLPMNFQIYGISDQYSFNDATAPYAIAFGHSALLLDTLAYTFKSKGDEIWVV
- a CDS encoding PDDEXK nuclease domain-containing protein; the encoded protein is MSNPISDNYRHLLMEIKQRIRSAQYEALKAVNREMINLYWDIGQIIVTQQQGASWGKSVVEQLAKDLQAEFPGISGFSAANLWRMRLFYESYVNNEKLAPMVREIGWSHNLVIVEKCKDDLEREFYIRMTRKFGWTKNVLIHQIENQTYEKTLLNQTNFDKTVPAEIRKQLKLAVKDEYTFDFLELADEHSERQLEQAILARVEPFLQEMGGRFTFVGSQYRLEVGDKEFFIDLLLYHRQLKCLVAIELKTGEFLPEYVGKMQFYLAALDDLSRFPDENLSIGIILCKSKDKTIVEYALRESNKPIGIATYKLFSTLPQELKNQLPAPEQVAKLLEGVD